Proteins from a genomic interval of Lycium ferocissimum isolate CSIRO_LF1 chromosome 2, AGI_CSIRO_Lferr_CH_V1, whole genome shotgun sequence:
- the LOC132044386 gene encoding zingipain-2-like yields MAMKIDLISILILFIVVGMFNSKATARSQPKLSVSERHELWMARHGRFYKDEVEKEKRLMVFKENMKFIESMNKVGNLSYKLGINKFAAITSDEFFAKYTGLNMPSHPSPSPMSSTEFKINDLSDDDIPSNLDWREHGAVTEVKHQGQCGCCWAFSAVGALEGAYKIATGEKIELSEQELLDCTKSNYGCNGGFMTRAFDFIIENGGISTESDYPYERQQYTCRSQELTPAIKISSYQVVPESETALLQAVTQQPVSIGIAASHSQEFQFYSGGTYHGSCANNINHAVTTIGYGTDEKGQKYWLLKNSWGTWGENGYMKIIRDTGNPGGHCDIYKMSSYPII; encoded by the exons ATGGCTATGAAAATTGATTTAATTAGTATTTTAATACTGTTCATTGTAGTTGGCATGTTTAACTCCAAAGCAACTGCTCGTAGCCAGCCAAAATTATCTGTGTCCGAGAGGCACGAGTTGTGGATGGCGCGTCACGGACGATTTTACAAGGACgaagttgaaaaagaaaaacgaCTTATGGTAttcaaagaaaacatgaaattcattgAGTCGATGAATAAGGTTGGGAATCTATCTTACAAATTAGGCATTAATAAATTTGCAGCTATTACTTCAGACGAGTTTTTTGCCAAGTATACTGGATTAAACATGCCTTCACATCCTTCACCTTCTCCAATGTCATCGACAGAATTCAAGATTAATGATCTAAGTGATGATGACATTCCGTCTAACTTGGATTGGAGAGAGCATGGGGCTGTTACTGAAGTGAAGCATCAAGGTCAATGTG GATGCTGTTGGGCGTTTTCTGCCGTTGGAGCACTAGAAGGAGCCTACAAAATTGCGACAGGCGAAAAGATTGAACTATCTGAGCAAGAACTTCTCGATTGCACAAAGAGTAACTACGGTTGTAATGGCGGCTTTATGACCAGGGCATTTGACTTCATCATAGAAAATGGTGGAATTTCAACTGAATCAGATTATCCATACGAAAGGCAACAATACACATGCAGGAGCCAAGAGCTAACACCAGCAATAAAAATAAGCAGCTATCAAGTTGTGCCTGAAAGTGAAACAGCATTGTTACAAGCCGTCACGCAACAACCAGTGTCAATTGGGATTGCTGCTAGTCATAGCCAAGAGTTCCAGTTTTACTCAGGAGGAACTTATCATGGAAGCTGTGCGAACAATATTAACCATGCAGTTACGACAATAGGGTATGGAACTGATGAGAAGGGTCAAAAATATTGGTTGTTGAAGAATTCATGGGGTACTTGGGGGGAAAATggatatatgaaaattataagAGATACTGGGAATCCTGGAGGTCATTGTGACATCTATAAGATGTCTTCTTATCCAATCATATGA